A single region of the Phaenicophaeus curvirostris isolate KB17595 chromosome 4, BPBGC_Pcur_1.0, whole genome shotgun sequence genome encodes:
- the DRD5 gene encoding D(1B) dopamine receptor, giving the protein MARGGGSPGPPGAERAPAGAPGAAQVAAGSLLALLILWTLLGNVLVCAAIVRYRHLRSKVTNIFIVSLAVSDLLVALLVMPWKAVAEVAGYWPFGAFCNVWVAFDIMCSTASILNLCVISVDRYWAISSPFRYERKMTQRLALVMIGVAWALSVLISFIPVQLNWHKGGDVVVSSDIGDGFGTGWAAAGAVTTWADDMSTTWVALAAMRPSDGTSGSNETLSGPSESCDSSLNRTYAISSSLISFYIPVAIMIVTYTRIYRIAQVQIRRISSLERAAEHAQSCRSSHVECHHHTSLKSSIRKETKVLKTLSVIMGVFVCCWLPFFILNCMVPFCESPPSDPHAGLPCVSETTFNIFVWFGWANSSLNPIIYAFNADFRKVFSNLLGCGQFCSSTPVETVNISNELISYNQDTLFHKEIVTAYVNMIPNVVDCEENREDPFDRMSQISPDHEIATDSVCELDCEGEISLGKITPFTLNGLH; this is encoded by the coding sequence ATGGCGCGGGGCGGTGGGAGCCCGGGCCCCCCCGGCGCGGAGCGGGCTCCGGCGGGCGCCCCCGGGGCGGCGCAGGTGGCGGCGGGCAGCCTGCTGGCTCTGCTCATCCTCTGGACGCTCCTGGGGAACGTGCTGGTGTGCGCGGCCATCGTCCGCTACCGGCACCTGAGGAGCAAGGTCACCAACATCTTCATCGTGTCGCTGGCCGTCTCGGACCTGCTGGTGGCTCTGCTGGTCATGCCCTGGAAGGCGGTGGCCGAGGTGGCCGGGTACTGGCCCTTCGGGGCTTTCTGCAACGTCTGGGTGGCCTTCGATATCATGTGCTCCACAGCTTCCATCCTGAACCTGTGCGTGATCAGCGTGGACAGGTACTGGGCTATCTCCAGCCCTTTCCGCTACGAGAGGAAGATGACCCAGCGGTTGGCTCTGGTGATGATCGGCGTGGCGTGGGCTCTGTCTGTGCTCATCTCCTTCATCCCTGTCCAGCTCAACTGGCATAAAGGTGGGGATGTTGTTGTCTCTAGTGATATTGGAGATGGGTTTGGCACCGGCTGGGCAGCGGCAGGTGCTGTCACCACCTGGGCGGATGATATGAGCACCACCTGGGTGGCATTAGCAGCAATGAGACCCTCTGATGGGACCTCTGGCAGCAATGAGACTCTCTCTGGACCATCAGAGAGCTGCGACTCCAGCCTCAACAGGACCTACGCCATTTCCTCCTCCTTGATCAGTTTTTATATCCCAGTGGCTATCATGATAGTTACCTACACTCGAATCTACCGCATCGCCCAGGTGCAGATTCGTCGTATCTCTTCCTTGGAGAGGGCGGCAGAGCATGCGCAGAGCTGCCGGAGCAGCCACGTTGAGTGCCACCATCACACGAGTCTCAAGTCCTCCATCAGGAAAGAGACCAAGGTATTGAAGACTCTCTCTGTCATCATGGGTGTTTTtgtctgctgctggctgccGTTCTTCATCTTGAACTGCATGGTTCCTTTCTGCGAGAGCCCACCCAGTGACCCCCACGCTGGCCTTCCCTGTGTCAGTGAGACCACCTTTAATATCTTTGTCTGGTTTGGATGGGCCAACTCCTCTCTCAACCCCATCATCTACGCTTTTAATGCTGACTTTagaaaggtcttctccaacctcctGGGATGCGGTCAGTTTTGCTCTAGCACTCCAGTGGAAACTGTTAATATAAGCAATGAACTTATCTCTTACAACCAGGACACCCTTTTCCATAAGGAGATAGTGACTGCTTATGTTAACATGATCCCGAATGTGGTTGATTGTGAAGAAAATCGTGAGGACCCTTTTGATAGAATGTCCCAGATCTCCCCTGACCACGAGATCGCCACTGACTCTGTCTGTGAGCTGGACTGTGAGGGGGAGATTTCACTGGGCAAAATAACACCTTTCACTCTGAACGGTTTACATTAA